The following are from one region of the Pectobacterium actinidiae genome:
- a CDS encoding SLC13 family permease, producing the protein MNSELLWVLSLLLIAIVLFTTNKLRMDVVALLVIIAFVLSGTLTLSEALVGFSDPNVILIAALFVIGEGLVRTGVAYQVGDWLVRVAGSSEMKMLILLMVTVALLGAFMSSTGVVAIFIPVVLSVSARMKVSPGRLMMPLSFAGLISGMMTLVATPPNMVVSSELMREGVAGFGFFSVTPIGIVVLLLGVAYMMVARYWLGDAETATAKEMWKRRTFRDLIRDYRLTGRARRLAIRPGSPFIGHRLDDLRLRQRFGANVVGIERWRKFRRVMISVAGNTELRLNDVLLIDMSASEVDLREFCTAQRLEPMVLRGEYFSEQARDVGMAEVSLIPDSELLGKTLYDVGFRSRYGLSVVGIRRSGEAMEGILADEPLQLGDILLVMGDWRMIRQLHTQKNDFLLLNLPAEVDDVAPSVSQAPHALFCLALMVAMMLTDEIPNAVAALIACLLMGKFRCIDMESAYRAIHWPSIILIVGMMPFALALQQTGGVALIVKGLMDVAGNAGPHVMLVCLFVLCAVIGLFISNTATAVLMAPIAIAAAKQMGVSPYPFAMIIAVAASAAFMTPVSSPVNTLVLGPGGYKFGDFVRVGVPFTVLVMLVSVVMVPWLYPF; encoded by the coding sequence TTGAATAGCGAACTTCTCTGGGTGTTATCCCTGTTGCTGATCGCCATTGTGTTGTTTACCACCAATAAATTACGCATGGACGTCGTCGCGCTGTTGGTCATCATCGCGTTTGTACTGAGCGGTACGCTGACGCTATCTGAAGCGTTGGTAGGGTTCAGCGATCCTAACGTGATATTGATTGCAGCCCTGTTTGTGATTGGTGAGGGGTTGGTTCGTACCGGTGTTGCCTACCAGGTTGGTGATTGGCTGGTTCGCGTGGCGGGCAGCAGTGAGATGAAGATGCTGATCTTACTGATGGTCACCGTTGCGCTGCTGGGGGCTTTCATGAGCTCCACTGGCGTTGTTGCGATTTTTATTCCCGTCGTGCTGAGTGTTTCCGCCCGGATGAAAGTTTCTCCCGGAAGGTTGATGATGCCGCTGAGTTTTGCCGGATTGATTAGCGGCATGATGACGTTGGTCGCCACGCCGCCGAATATGGTGGTGAGCAGCGAGCTGATGCGTGAAGGTGTTGCGGGTTTTGGATTTTTTAGCGTGACGCCGATAGGGATAGTGGTATTGCTGTTGGGCGTGGCGTATATGATGGTGGCGCGTTACTGGCTTGGCGACGCTGAGACGGCAACGGCAAAAGAGATGTGGAAGAGAAGAACGTTTCGCGATCTGATTCGTGATTACCGATTGACGGGGAGGGCGCGTCGGCTGGCGATTCGGCCAGGATCGCCTTTTATCGGCCACCGTCTGGATGATTTACGCCTGCGTCAGCGCTTTGGGGCGAACGTGGTCGGGATTGAGCGCTGGCGTAAATTTCGCCGCGTGATGATCAGCGTGGCGGGCAATACTGAACTTCGCCTGAATGATGTCTTACTGATCGACATGTCGGCGTCTGAGGTGGATTTACGCGAATTTTGCACCGCGCAGCGGCTTGAACCGATGGTGCTGCGCGGTGAATATTTCTCTGAGCAGGCGCGTGATGTGGGAATGGCCGAAGTCTCTTTGATTCCCGATTCCGAGCTGCTGGGGAAAACGCTGTATGACGTCGGTTTCCGAAGCCGCTACGGTCTGAGTGTCGTGGGGATTCGCCGGTCAGGTGAAGCGATGGAAGGTATTCTGGCTGATGAGCCGCTCCAGCTCGGTGACATTCTGCTGGTGATGGGCGATTGGCGCATGATTCGACAACTGCACACGCAGAAAAACGACTTCCTGTTGCTTAATCTCCCTGCTGAAGTGGATGACGTTGCACCCTCAGTGAGTCAGGCGCCACACGCGCTGTTTTGTCTGGCGCTGATGGTGGCGATGATGCTGACGGATGAAATACCGAATGCGGTTGCTGCGCTGATTGCTTGTTTGCTGATGGGCAAGTTCCGCTGTATCGACATGGAAAGCGCTTATCGGGCTATTCACTGGCCGAGCATTATTCTTATCGTCGGGATGATGCCGTTTGCGCTAGCGTTGCAACAAACGGGCGGTGTGGCGCTGATCGTTAAAGGGTTGATGGATGTCGCTGGGAACGCCGGGCCGCATGTGATGCTGGTGTGCTTGTTTGTGCTGTGTGCCGTGATTGGCCTGTTTATTTCCAACACGGCGACGGCGGTGCTGATGGCACCCATTGCGATTGCCGCAGCGAAACAGATGGGCGTGTCACCTTATCCTTTTGCAATGATCATCGCCGTGGCGGCATCTGCTGCATTTATGACACCGGTGTCATCACCCGTGAATACGCTGGTATTGGGGCCGGGTGGGTATAAATTCGGGGACTTTGTGCGCGTTGGCGTCCCCTTTACCGTTCTGGTGATGTTGGTCAGCGTGGTGATGGTGCCGTGGCTATATCCGTTCTGA